Proteins encoded together in one Lysinibacillus sp. FSL K6-0232 window:
- the helD gene encoding RNA polymerase recycling motor HelD — protein sequence MTVQHPDFQAEVERLAYTKSYMQQILHESQRDLRSAQENIRQSMADLDYLDSSLSYLNILANARFFEMARTQKEGLEAIQKKPYFARIHFQKTGDPEEFLYIGKTSLFHRETHEPIIVDWRSPVANVYYDGRLGDMEYDVRGEIHKGHLFAKRQYKIENGELLDIRDIDLTTNDELLQEALAGKADVRLTEIVSTIQKEQNDIIRAHLRQPIIVQGAAGSGKTTIALHRISYFLYTMGEHFNPEQLMILAPNKLFIDYIGDVLPELGVDKICQTTFTEYVLAATKLKLKLQNPNEQLESLVAGETNPSTAWITEVKGSLYYRDMVERYVQKIEQAIAEQFEDVYIEKYRIMRASHLKKLFLYEFAYMPIEKRLAHIKKVLASHVRQKKQVILATLHKKYDEALGKALNGIRDDDKRRRVVTKFIDERDERIPAIEKEAKSTATTYMRRFAKHNIKTLYRNLLTNTELLAELAPEWHYLEQQQFLQAHRKEQWALEDLAALYYLQARLKGIADEWKMRVVFIDEVQDYSLFQLAALKAGLDTDMFTMVGDLAQGIHSYRSLTSWEPVQNLFPRASFRTLQKSYRTTIEIMEVANQILAQMDEQLPLVEPVVRHGNMPSFIQAKTFDALQIKDIFNTIRQHGHRSVALICKTTAEAIAMQQALTNHHIASQLLTENETINQDMLLVVPSHLAKGLEFDAVIVAAFDTPFYDTAIDRKLLYVALTRAMHELYLIGPSKRLFLLES from the coding sequence ATGACTGTACAACATCCAGATTTTCAAGCTGAAGTGGAGCGGTTAGCATATACCAAAAGTTATATGCAACAAATCTTACATGAATCACAAAGAGATTTACGATCTGCTCAAGAAAATATTCGTCAATCGATGGCAGACCTTGATTATCTTGATTCAAGTTTAAGTTATCTAAATATCTTAGCGAATGCCAGATTTTTCGAAATGGCTCGTACGCAAAAGGAAGGTTTAGAAGCCATTCAAAAGAAGCCATACTTCGCTAGAATCCATTTTCAAAAAACGGGTGACCCTGAAGAATTCCTCTATATAGGGAAAACCTCTCTATTTCATCGAGAAACACATGAGCCTATTATTGTTGACTGGCGTTCACCTGTAGCAAATGTCTATTATGATGGCCGTCTTGGTGATATGGAATATGACGTGCGTGGCGAAATTCATAAAGGTCATCTCTTTGCAAAAAGGCAATACAAAATCGAAAATGGCGAATTACTCGATATTCGTGATATTGACTTAACAACAAATGATGAACTGCTCCAAGAGGCACTAGCAGGTAAAGCAGATGTTCGGCTAACCGAAATTGTTTCAACGATTCAAAAGGAGCAAAATGATATTATTCGCGCTCATTTACGTCAGCCAATTATTGTCCAAGGTGCAGCAGGCAGTGGAAAAACAACGATTGCACTACACCGAATATCCTATTTCCTCTACACAATGGGCGAACACTTCAACCCTGAGCAGCTCATGATTTTAGCACCTAATAAGTTATTTATTGATTATATAGGCGATGTTTTGCCAGAGCTCGGCGTTGATAAAATTTGCCAAACTACTTTTACAGAATACGTTCTTGCTGCCACAAAGCTAAAGCTAAAACTTCAAAACCCAAATGAACAGTTAGAATCGCTTGTAGCTGGCGAAACAAACCCATCAACTGCATGGATTACGGAAGTAAAAGGTTCACTTTATTATCGTGATATGGTTGAACGCTACGTTCAAAAAATAGAGCAAGCCATTGCAGAACAATTTGAAGATGTTTATATCGAAAAATACCGTATTATGCGTGCCTCTCATCTTAAAAAGCTCTTTTTATATGAATTTGCTTATATGCCTATCGAAAAACGGCTTGCCCATATTAAAAAGGTGTTAGCCAGCCATGTTCGTCAAAAAAAGCAAGTAATTTTAGCTACACTTCATAAAAAATACGATGAAGCATTAGGTAAAGCTTTAAATGGTATTCGAGATGATGACAAACGTCGACGTGTTGTTACAAAGTTTATTGATGAACGCGATGAACGAATTCCCGCGATTGAAAAAGAGGCAAAATCAACAGCAACCACTTATATGCGCCGCTTTGCTAAGCACAATATCAAAACGCTCTATCGTAACCTGCTTACGAATACAGAACTTTTAGCAGAGCTTGCCCCTGAATGGCATTATCTTGAACAGCAGCAGTTTTTGCAGGCACATCGTAAAGAGCAATGGGCACTCGAAGATTTAGCCGCACTTTATTATTTGCAGGCACGACTAAAAGGTATTGCAGATGAATGGAAAATGCGTGTTGTTTTTATTGATGAAGTACAGGACTACAGCCTATTCCAGCTTGCGGCTTTAAAAGCAGGTCTTGATACAGATATGTTTACAATGGTTGGTGATTTAGCTCAAGGTATTCATAGCTATCGTTCGCTCACTTCATGGGAGCCTGTCCAAAATTTATTTCCTCGCGCAAGCTTCCGCACATTACAAAAAAGCTATCGAACAACCATTGAAATTATGGAAGTTGCTAACCAAATTTTAGCGCAAATGGATGAACAGCTTCCATTAGTGGAGCCGGTTGTTCGCCATGGCAATATGCCAAGCTTTATTCAAGCAAAGACATTTGATGCCTTACAAATTAAAGATATTTTTAACACGATTCGTCAGCACGGACATCGTTCAGTTGCTTTAATTTGTAAAACGACTGCTGAAGCAATCGCAATGCAACAGGCACTTACCAATCATCATATCGCCTCACAGCTATTAACAGAAAATGAAACAATCAATCAGGATATGCTGCTTGTTGTGCCAAGCCATCTTGCCAAAGGGCTAGAATTTGATGCGGTAATTGTTGCTGCCTTTGACACCCCTTTTTACGATACAGCCATTGATCGAAAGCTACTGTATGTTGCCCTAACACGAGCAATGCATGAGCTTTATTTAATCGGCCCATCCAAACGTCTATTTTTGTTGGAGAGCTAG
- a CDS encoding glycerophosphodiester phosphodiesterase, with the protein MDIFAHRGVSAHYPENTIAAFQAAAKLPIAGIGLDVHLTADREVVVIHDETIDRTSNGSGYVKDLTLQQLRIFDFGSWFSPQYEDESIPTLGEVLELFAGTNHRINIELKTDVFAYEGIEALVLKEIATHQMIERVIISSFNHESLQTVAQIAPYIDIAPLFAEVLVDFTTYIALIPAKALHVHVPTAFRKSIKLALAEGAIVRVYTVNTKQEARRLQQLGIQGIFTDDPVQILEALR; encoded by the coding sequence TTGGATATCTTTGCACATAGAGGTGTTTCGGCACATTACCCTGAAAATACAATCGCAGCATTTCAAGCAGCAGCGAAACTTCCCATTGCAGGGATTGGGTTAGATGTACATCTAACAGCAGATCGAGAGGTAGTAGTGATTCATGATGAAACAATAGATCGCACCTCTAATGGCTCTGGCTATGTAAAGGATTTGACATTACAGCAATTACGAATATTTGATTTTGGTTCGTGGTTTTCACCACAATATGAGGATGAAAGTATTCCAACCTTGGGGGAAGTATTAGAGCTTTTTGCAGGTACAAACCATCGCATTAACATTGAACTGAAAACAGATGTCTTTGCATATGAAGGCATTGAAGCACTTGTGCTAAAGGAAATTGCTACCCATCAAATGATAGAGAGAGTTATTATTTCCTCCTTTAATCATGAATCATTACAAACGGTTGCTCAAATCGCACCATATATTGATATTGCACCATTGTTTGCAGAGGTACTTGTGGATTTTACAACGTATATTGCTCTTATACCAGCTAAAGCGTTGCATGTCCATGTACCAACAGCATTTCGTAAATCAATAAAACTAGCCCTTGCTGAAGGGGCAATTGTACGTGTATATACCGTGAATACTAAGCAGGAAGCTCGGCGCTTACAGCAGCTTGGGATACAGGGGATATTTACTGATGATCCAGTACAAATATTGGAGGCTTTACGTTAG
- a CDS encoding ABC transporter ATP-binding protein produces MGFFQKPFGYEPILTKEDLQQSVKKKKGPRAANSKNTLLRLWKIVDEQRMLLMIVLLLVLLSSILALLGPYLIGQMIDQYVMHGELTGLGKGIILLVGIYALLAIALFLQNYWMIGIAQQTIYRLRTSVFAHFQRLPIAFFDRRQHGELMSRMTNDIEAVSSTLNSSFIQVFSSVLTLGGTVIIMLSLSPLLTVLTMTIIPVMFWAMRWITRRTSPLFKEQQAAMGALNGMIEETISGQRIVKAFSQEERMKAEFRDKSLRLKRTGFWAQTYSGYIPKVMNFLNNMSFTIVAGIGGVLALYGHVSIGVIVIFTEYARQFTRPLNDLANQFNTVLSAIAGAERVFALLDEQPEKETASVQKHQLLGQVTFKHVYFKYEQEEEAYTLKDVHFNVEPGQTVALVGATGAGKTTILQLLARFYEVTKGEVLFDGVNVQHIDRQALRSQMAFVLQDPFLFEASVRENIRYGRLDASDTEIEEAAKRANAHDFIMKLKDGYDTILAADGREISQGQKQLLSIARALIADPKILLLDEATSSIDTVTEMAIQEALNTLMQGRTSFVIAHRLNTVHNADIVLVMQKGELVEAGPQLKLIESGGLYAQMLQSSNHHLEE; encoded by the coding sequence CGAAAGAGGATTTGCAGCAGAGTGTGAAGAAAAAGAAAGGCCCTCGTGCAGCAAATTCGAAAAACACATTGCTACGATTATGGAAAATTGTTGATGAGCAACGAATGCTGTTAATGATCGTTCTTTTGCTTGTTTTACTTAGCTCCATATTAGCTTTACTAGGTCCCTACTTAATCGGTCAAATGATTGATCAATATGTGATGCATGGAGAGCTTACAGGCCTAGGCAAGGGCATTATCCTATTAGTTGGTATTTATGCGCTATTAGCCATTGCATTGTTTCTACAAAATTATTGGATGATTGGGATAGCACAGCAAACAATCTATCGGCTACGTACAAGTGTATTTGCTCATTTTCAGCGACTGCCAATTGCGTTTTTTGATCGCCGACAGCATGGAGAATTAATGAGCCGTATGACAAATGATATTGAAGCAGTTAGCTCTACATTAAATAGCTCGTTTATTCAGGTATTTTCAAGTGTATTAACACTTGGCGGAACCGTGATTATTATGCTAAGCCTAAGTCCATTATTAACAGTGCTTACAATGACCATTATTCCTGTGATGTTTTGGGCAATGCGTTGGATTACAAGGCGTACATCCCCATTGTTTAAAGAGCAACAAGCGGCAATGGGCGCTTTGAATGGCATGATAGAGGAAACAATTTCAGGACAGCGAATCGTTAAGGCTTTTTCACAAGAGGAACGTATGAAGGCAGAGTTTCGTGACAAAAGCTTGCGTTTAAAAAGAACGGGCTTTTGGGCGCAAACATACTCAGGCTATATTCCAAAGGTCATGAACTTTTTAAATAATATGAGCTTTACCATTGTTGCAGGTATAGGCGGCGTGCTTGCATTGTATGGGCATGTGTCAATAGGAGTTATTGTTATTTTCACGGAATATGCAAGGCAATTCACACGTCCATTAAATGATTTAGCAAATCAATTTAATACAGTGCTATCAGCTATTGCAGGTGCAGAGCGGGTATTTGCCTTACTTGATGAGCAGCCTGAAAAAGAAACGGCTTCTGTACAAAAGCATCAGCTTCTGGGGCAAGTGACATTTAAACATGTATATTTTAAATATGAGCAGGAAGAAGAAGCATACACATTAAAGGATGTTCATTTTAATGTGGAACCAGGTCAAACAGTCGCACTTGTTGGGGCAACTGGAGCTGGTAAAACAACCATTTTACAGTTGCTTGCACGATTCTATGAGGTAACAAAGGGTGAAGTATTATTTGATGGGGTAAATGTTCAGCATATTGACCGTCAAGCACTGCGCTCACAAATGGCTTTTGTCTTACAAGACCCATTTTTATTTGAGGCGTCTGTGCGTGAAAATATACGCTATGGTCGGCTGGATGCAAGTGATACGGAAATAGAGGAAGCGGCTAAGCGTGCAAATGCACATGATTTTATTATGAAGCTGAAGGATGGCTACGATACGATTCTTGCTGCAGATGGGCGTGAAATTTCACAGGGGCAAAAGCAATTGCTTTCTATTGCAAGAGCGCTAATTGCCGATCCAAAAATTTTATTATTGGATGAGGCTACAAGCAGTATTGATACAGTAACAGAGATGGCAATTCAAGAGGCTCTTAATACATTAATGCAAGGTCGTACAAGTTTTGTCATTGCACACCGTTTAAATACTGTGCATAATGCCGATATAGTTCTTGTTATGCAAAAAGGAGAGCTGGTGGAAGCTGGCCCTCAGCTCAAACTAATCGAATCAGGCGGTCTTTATGCACAAATGTTGCAGTCCTCCAACCATCATCTTGAAGAATAA
- a CDS encoding GNAT family N-acetyltransferase, with protein sequence MNISVMTVSFPLDGETLKELKLLCEEATIHDYRVYETIMNIPMAGSFESKGFMVLAYEDEKDVLVGAASAIDLMGLHTYEWSLVVTPAYRQMGIGTVLVEGIQVGLEARGAEGQLAVVIDGSPYGQIFIENKGYTYSFSEATLETKAEPVALQQDIYIQPYRDEQVALIAIYSAAFGDLPEESEELIAFNTSTNGRELWVAYRAGEVVGTVTTAQENEIQWVTALAVHPQYEGQGIGTALLAFSKDYASKVGAKFVMLDVEIDNKKALSVYEKAGFMKAQQIDYYVKQ encoded by the coding sequence ATGAACATTTCAGTAATGACAGTGTCCTTTCCATTAGATGGAGAAACACTGAAGGAATTAAAATTATTATGTGAAGAAGCGACAATCCATGATTATCGTGTATATGAAACAATTATGAATATACCGATGGCTGGCTCTTTCGAATCAAAGGGCTTTATGGTGCTTGCATACGAAGATGAAAAGGATGTGCTAGTTGGTGCTGCGAGTGCTATTGATTTGATGGGACTCCATACATATGAATGGTCACTTGTTGTAACACCTGCATATCGACAAATGGGCATTGGTACAGTATTAGTTGAAGGGATACAAGTGGGACTAGAAGCTAGAGGGGCAGAGGGACAATTAGCGGTTGTTATTGATGGCTCGCCTTATGGTCAAATATTTATTGAAAATAAAGGTTATACGTATAGCTTTTCTGAAGCAACTTTAGAAACAAAAGCAGAGCCTGTAGCATTACAACAGGATATTTATATTCAGCCATATCGTGATGAGCAGGTAGCACTAATAGCAATTTATAGCGCAGCCTTTGGAGATTTACCTGAAGAATCGGAAGAGCTAATTGCTTTTAATACATCCACAAATGGGCGAGAGCTTTGGGTTGCCTATCGAGCTGGTGAGGTTGTTGGAACGGTGACAACAGCGCAGGAAAATGAAATTCAATGGGTAACTGCACTTGCTGTTCATCCACAGTATGAAGGACAAGGCATTGGCACGGCATTATTAGCATTTTCAAAGGATTATGCGAGTAAAGTTGGTGCAAAGTTTGTCATGCTGGATGTAGAGATTGACAATAAAAAAGCATTATCTGTTTATGAAAAGGCTGGCTTTATGAAAGCACAGCAAATTGATTATTATGTAAAACAATAG